In one window of uncultured Acetobacteroides sp. DNA:
- a CDS encoding SDR family NAD(P)-dependent oxidoreductase — MELKGKTVLITGGTAGIGLEAAKQFLAAGSKVIITGRDQLKLDRAQKLHPELIAIKSDVANEEDAKSLYNQIKTLGGIDILYNNAGVLSISANMGAPSDRHLTEAEYEMSINYFGVIRLNNLFMDILASRKEGAIINTTSLLAYVPSAAEATYSASKVALRFYTETLRKHLELLNSNVKVFELLPPVVNTEMATSRNDMKITPDKLVKALIAGLSKNQFTIRVGNTKLLYIVNRLFPKVAFGLVNSAKSLNHLRPNSQ, encoded by the coding sequence ATGGAGCTAAAAGGAAAAACCGTACTGATTACAGGAGGTACCGCAGGCATAGGGCTGGAGGCCGCAAAGCAGTTCCTAGCGGCCGGATCAAAAGTGATAATCACAGGCAGAGACCAACTAAAGCTGGACAGAGCCCAGAAGCTGCACCCCGAGCTGATTGCCATAAAAAGTGACGTGGCAAATGAAGAAGATGCCAAATCGCTTTACAACCAAATTAAGACGCTTGGGGGAATTGATATTTTATACAACAACGCTGGTGTCTTAAGCATATCAGCGAATATGGGAGCGCCAAGCGACAGACATTTAACAGAGGCGGAATATGAGATGAGCATCAACTATTTCGGAGTCATCCGTCTTAACAATCTTTTCATGGACATCTTGGCATCAAGGAAAGAAGGTGCAATTATCAACACAACGTCACTTCTTGCCTATGTCCCTTCAGCAGCTGAAGCAACATATTCCGCATCTAAAGTGGCCCTGCGCTTTTACACCGAAACGCTTAGAAAACATCTTGAGCTACTTAACAGCAACGTAAAAGTGTTTGAGCTTTTACCTCCCGTAGTTAATACTGAAATGGCGACCTCTAGGAACGACATGAAGATTACCCCTGATAAGCTGGTAAAAGCGCTTATTGCAGGTCTTTCGAAGAATCAATTTACCATCCGGGTTGGCAATACGAAGCTGCTATACATTGTCAATCGGCTTTTCCCTAAAGTGGCCTTTGGCCTAGTCAACTCAGCGAAAAGCTTAAACCACCTACGACCTAATTCCCAATAA
- the gldG gene encoding gliding motility-associated ABC transporter substrate-binding protein GldG, translating to MEIIKKIFKKPSGQKAKSLKTLALFLGAVLVVNVAASFLFFRLDLTSDKRFTLSQVTKDKLKGVKDVVYVKVYLDGDMPIAFKKMKRSVKEMLDEFAAYSGGNVQYEFVNPAAESGKKQNALYEDLYKKGLRPVNVQEKNAEGGINQRTLFPGAIVSYNGYEIGINLLTSNSRVTPEESINIGAQNLEYNLVSAIDMIMKKELPKIAFIQGHDELDAMHAQGALQLLSERFNIDSISIRGRMGALDGFSTAIIAKPLKKWSEADKLVLDQYIMHGGKVAWFIDAITVNDDSLASGEVTFGLVNEHNLDDQLFKYGVRINPTVLQDAQSVLIPVNMAVPGAQPQFVPSPWYYYPLLNAPNDNIITKNLNVVYSKYPSSIDTVGVGHNIKKTVLLSTSQYAREIQAPVMVSLAQVTRKFKPGDFNRAWAPVAMLLEGQFASAFQNRMIPGVVGDGKPLVNRSKPTKMVVVADGDIIRNDVQRSASGVMPYPLGFDKYMNQQFGNKDFLLNAISYLNDDTGLMQIRNRELVVRMLDKNKIYTQRTMWVFINTAIPLLLLVAFSIVFIWLRKRKYAR from the coding sequence ATGGAGATCATAAAGAAGATATTCAAAAAGCCAAGCGGGCAAAAAGCCAAGTCGCTTAAGACGCTTGCCCTATTCCTAGGCGCCGTACTGGTTGTTAACGTGGCGGCATCGTTCCTATTCTTCCGCCTCGACCTTACCTCCGACAAGCGCTTTACGCTCTCGCAGGTAACCAAGGATAAGCTTAAGGGGGTAAAGGATGTGGTATACGTTAAGGTGTACCTCGATGGCGATATGCCCATTGCCTTTAAGAAGATGAAGCGCTCCGTTAAGGAGATGCTCGACGAGTTTGCAGCCTACAGCGGCGGCAACGTGCAGTACGAGTTCGTTAACCCTGCCGCCGAAAGCGGAAAGAAGCAGAATGCCCTCTACGAAGATCTATATAAGAAGGGGCTTCGTCCGGTAAACGTTCAGGAGAAGAATGCCGAGGGTGGCATAAACCAGCGAACCCTATTCCCCGGCGCTATTGTTAGCTACAACGGCTACGAGATAGGGATTAATCTGCTGACGAGCAACTCTAGGGTTACCCCCGAGGAGTCCATTAATATTGGTGCGCAGAATCTGGAGTACAACCTCGTGTCGGCAATCGACATGATTATGAAGAAGGAGCTCCCCAAGATTGCCTTCATTCAGGGGCACGACGAGCTGGATGCCATGCATGCGCAGGGTGCCCTTCAGCTGCTTTCGGAGCGCTTCAACATCGACTCGATATCCATTCGCGGACGCATGGGGGCGCTCGATGGCTTCTCCACCGCAATCATTGCCAAACCGCTTAAGAAGTGGAGCGAGGCTGATAAGCTGGTACTCGACCAGTACATCATGCATGGAGGCAAGGTTGCCTGGTTTATTGATGCCATTACCGTCAACGACGATAGCCTAGCCTCGGGTGAGGTTACCTTTGGGCTTGTGAACGAGCACAACCTCGACGACCAGCTCTTTAAGTATGGCGTGCGCATCAACCCAACGGTGTTGCAGGATGCACAAAGCGTGCTCATCCCCGTGAATATGGCTGTACCTGGGGCGCAGCCTCAGTTTGTGCCATCGCCTTGGTACTACTATCCGCTGCTCAACGCACCTAACGATAACATCATCACCAAAAACCTTAATGTGGTATACTCCAAGTATCCTTCGAGTATAGATACCGTTGGGGTAGGGCATAACATAAAGAAGACGGTGCTGCTTAGCACCTCGCAGTATGCCCGCGAGATTCAGGCTCCCGTTATGGTAAGCCTTGCGCAGGTTACCCGTAAGTTTAAGCCCGGCGATTTCAACCGTGCGTGGGCTCCGGTGGCTATGCTGCTCGAGGGGCAATTCGCATCGGCGTTTCAGAACCGGATGATTCCCGGCGTTGTTGGCGATGGAAAGCCCTTGGTAAATAGGAGCAAGCCTACCAAGATGGTGGTAGTTGCCGATGGCGATATTATTCGTAACGATGTGCAGCGCAGTGCTAGTGGCGTTATGCCCTATCCGCTTGGCTTCGATAAGTACATGAACCAGCAGTTTGGCAACAAGGACTTCCTGCTTAACGCCATTAGCTACCTAAACGACGACACCGGGCTAATGCAGATCCGCAACCGCGAGCTTGTGGTGCGCATGCTCGATAAGAATAAGATCTACACCCAGCGTACCATGTGGGTGTTCATCAATACGGCAATACCGCTGCTGTTGCTGGTTGCCTTTAGCATTGTGTTTATCTGGCTGCGTAAGCGCAAGTATGCACGATAG
- a CDS encoding helix-turn-helix transcriptional regulator, with the protein MLTLNLQRVFKLKGIDDATAYMRKLGYKRTKAFNLINDKKSTVEFDDLEFLCKRLNCTPNDLLEWTPSKDDSDMPISHALHAIRRKDAAIGLVTLVENLPLEQMEEVERFILERTKR; encoded by the coding sequence ATGCTAACGCTAAACCTACAGCGGGTATTCAAACTAAAGGGCATCGACGATGCCACCGCCTACATGCGCAAGCTGGGCTACAAGCGCACCAAGGCCTTCAACCTGATTAACGACAAGAAGAGCACCGTCGAGTTCGACGACCTGGAGTTCCTGTGCAAGCGGCTCAACTGCACGCCCAACGACCTGCTGGAGTGGACCCCCTCCAAGGACGACAGCGACATGCCCATCAGCCACGCGCTGCACGCCATCCGCCGCAAGGACGCCGCCATTGGGCTGGTTACGCTGGTGGAAAACCTGCCGCTGGAGCAGATGGAGGAGGTGGAGCGCTTCATCCTCGAGCGGACGAAGCGGTAG
- a CDS encoding NADH:flavin oxidoreductase: protein MKKVFEPIKLAGIVFPNRIIRSATYEGMSDKDGKPTEQLLKKYTALAKGGVGGIITGFIGVNQQGMSTGYYMSQINNAESAKGYKVITGKMHELGTPIIAQLNHCGGQTKEEATGMPAIAPSKIADYKAREMTKAEILEVIEAFVQGIKKAKEVGFDGVQIHMAHGYLLSEFVSPRMNRRTDEWGGSTENRFRIVKTIYEKARKEVGNYPIIVKMNGYETLKNGMTIEEAVKIAKLLEQAGCDGIEVSNGTVKAGLATMRGSVPWEMMVAQNKRLNKMPKFIKRLIGIAATKTFPQPQPKSLYNLDAASSIKQAVNIPVIVVGGITNLADIEDIINTEKCDAVSMSRPFIMESDLVNKFKAGKQTQSKCIQCNFCIIGSENGPLRCYYGKLPARLS, encoded by the coding sequence ATGAAAAAGGTATTTGAACCGATTAAGCTAGCAGGAATCGTATTTCCGAATCGAATTATCAGATCGGCAACTTATGAAGGCATGAGCGATAAAGATGGCAAACCGACAGAACAGCTGCTAAAAAAATACACTGCACTGGCTAAAGGAGGTGTTGGTGGAATTATTACTGGCTTTATTGGAGTGAATCAGCAAGGGATGAGTACGGGCTATTACATGTCGCAGATTAATAATGCCGAGAGTGCAAAAGGTTATAAAGTAATAACCGGAAAAATGCATGAGCTGGGAACTCCCATTATTGCACAACTCAATCACTGTGGCGGTCAGACAAAAGAAGAAGCTACAGGTATGCCAGCTATAGCACCTTCGAAAATAGCAGACTATAAGGCCAGAGAAATGACTAAAGCTGAGATTTTAGAAGTAATAGAAGCATTTGTTCAAGGAATAAAAAAGGCAAAAGAGGTGGGGTTTGATGGCGTGCAAATTCATATGGCACATGGATACCTACTTTCAGAATTCGTATCACCCAGAATGAACAGAAGAACAGATGAGTGGGGCGGAAGTACGGAAAACAGATTCAGAATTGTTAAAACGATATATGAAAAAGCCAGAAAAGAAGTAGGCAACTATCCGATAATTGTAAAAATGAACGGCTATGAAACATTGAAAAATGGGATGACCATTGAGGAGGCGGTAAAAATTGCCAAGCTACTAGAGCAGGCAGGGTGCGATGGGATTGAAGTATCTAACGGAACAGTAAAAGCGGGACTGGCGACAATGCGAGGGAGTGTGCCCTGGGAAATGATGGTGGCACAAAATAAGAGGTTGAACAAAATGCCAAAATTCATAAAAAGATTAATTGGGATAGCTGCAACGAAAACGTTTCCGCAACCTCAACCCAAGAGCTTATACAATTTAGATGCCGCATCATCGATCAAGCAAGCGGTAAATATTCCGGTGATTGTGGTAGGCGGTATAACGAACTTAGCTGACATAGAAGACATCATTAATACTGAAAAATGTGATGCCGTTTCCATGTCACGACCATTTATAATGGAATCGGACCTAGTAAACAAGTTCAAAGCGGGAAAGCAGACGCAGTCTAAATGCATTCAGTGCAATTTCTGCATAATTGGCTCCGAAAATGGGCCGCTTAGATGTTACTATGGAAAGCTGCCGGCAAGGCTGTCTTAG
- a CDS encoding YdeI/OmpD-associated family protein, which yields MKGQDSIKTLYVSNRAEWREWLEEHFEAEPEVWLVFPNKSTAKPCLLYNDAVEEALCFGWIDSTVKSLDSKHKIQWFLPRKNKNYYSQANKERLRWLLDRGLIHPKVKPDIEAAVREEFVFPRDIIGRLQQDSMVWDNYQRFSDPYKRIRIGYIEAARNRPDEFEKRLSNFIRKTRDGKLITGFGGIGKYY from the coding sequence ATGAAGGGGCAAGACAGCATAAAAACATTGTACGTTAGCAACCGCGCGGAGTGGCGAGAATGGTTGGAGGAGCATTTTGAAGCGGAGCCCGAGGTGTGGCTTGTCTTTCCGAATAAGTCGACAGCTAAGCCGTGCCTGCTCTACAACGATGCCGTCGAAGAGGCCCTCTGCTTTGGTTGGATTGATAGCACCGTAAAAAGTCTCGATAGCAAGCATAAGATCCAGTGGTTTCTGCCACGGAAGAACAAGAACTACTACTCTCAGGCAAATAAGGAGAGGCTACGGTGGCTTTTGGACCGAGGCCTAATTCATCCTAAGGTAAAGCCGGATATTGAGGCAGCTGTACGCGAGGAGTTTGTTTTTCCTCGGGATATTATTGGCCGATTGCAGCAGGATAGCATGGTTTGGGATAACTATCAGCGGTTTTCCGATCCCTACAAGCGGATTCGTATTGGCTACATTGAGGCTGCACGAAACCGACCAGACGAATTTGAGAAGCGGCTTTCGAATTTTATCCGCAAAACAAGGGATGGTAAGTTGATTACAGGATTTGGCGGAATTGGCAAGTACTACTAA
- a CDS encoding sugar-binding domain-containing protein: protein MLKVSSVLLLAVAFLLGAEPVAHAQANNQRKQLFDSGWKFYLGDTSAASQRQFDDGRWRTLDLPHDWSIEGKLSPHNPMGRDGGYLPAGIGWYRKTFMAPTDWKGKSISIYFEGVYMNSEVFVNGKSLGVYPYGYSSFSYNLTPYLELGKENVISVRVDNSKQKNCRWYSGSGIYRHVWMMVTHLVHVAHWGVAVTTPQVSAKEATAQVRARVKNETAQPQAVVVNVQLLDAANRAVGRGQASVVLAANSEQEVVQAIRMAKPQLWSPDAPHLYKAQLQVVGKKVMMDEAQVSFGVRSIKFTPENGFQLNGKTVKLNGGCVHHDNGCLGAAAFDRAEERRVQLLKDAGFNAVRTSHNIPSEAFLNMCDKLGLMVIDEAFDGWKAQKNPYDYSVLFGDWWQRDIDAMVLRDRNHPSIIMWSIGNEVIERKSPEAVVIAKQLAGAVRKADPTRPVTSAMTTWDSDWDVFDPLMAAHDVCGYNYQLHRAASDHQRVPSRVIVQTESYPRDAFANWQLVQNNSYVVGDFVWTALDYLGESGIGRWFYSGDAPGEHWERELFPWHGAYCGDIDLTGWRKPISHYRSMLYNGTEKLYMAVREPAPEPLEIKETMWAVWPTWESWTWPGFEGKNIQVEVYSKYPKVRLYLNDRLIGEQATGQEQQFKATFSVPYAAGQLKAVGVSNGSEVETSILKTADSASKFTLKADRTSIAADGQDLSFVTIELTDKDGVFQPNANNLLHFSISGPGVIVGVGNADIKDVDPYVGTSRKAWHGRALVVVRSTHEGGDINLTVSTPGMDAVTVAIKAE, encoded by the coding sequence ATGCTAAAGGTATCGAGTGTACTACTGCTGGCGGTCGCCTTTCTGCTAGGTGCCGAGCCGGTAGCCCATGCGCAGGCCAATAACCAACGTAAGCAGCTCTTCGACAGCGGCTGGAAGTTCTACTTAGGCGATACATCGGCCGCCAGCCAGCGGCAGTTCGACGATGGCCGCTGGCGAACGCTCGACCTTCCGCACGACTGGAGCATCGAAGGGAAGCTAAGCCCCCACAACCCGATGGGGCGCGATGGCGGTTACCTACCAGCAGGTATCGGGTGGTACCGAAAAACCTTTATGGCGCCCACCGATTGGAAGGGCAAAAGCATCTCCATCTACTTCGAAGGGGTTTACATGAATTCTGAGGTATTCGTTAACGGCAAGTCGTTGGGGGTGTACCCCTACGGCTACTCGTCGTTCAGCTATAACCTAACGCCGTATCTCGAGCTCGGCAAGGAGAACGTGATCTCCGTTAGGGTCGACAACTCTAAGCAAAAGAACTGCCGCTGGTATAGCGGCTCGGGTATTTACCGCCACGTGTGGATGATGGTTACCCATCTGGTGCACGTAGCCCACTGGGGTGTGGCCGTTACAACGCCTCAGGTGTCGGCCAAGGAGGCCACAGCGCAGGTGCGGGCACGCGTGAAGAACGAAACTGCGCAGCCGCAGGCGGTTGTTGTCAACGTACAGCTGCTGGATGCCGCCAACAGGGCGGTGGGCCGAGGCCAAGCGTCGGTAGTGCTGGCCGCTAATAGCGAGCAGGAGGTGGTACAGGCCATTCGCATGGCTAAGCCGCAGCTGTGGAGTCCCGATGCGCCCCATCTCTACAAGGCCCAGCTGCAGGTGGTTGGTAAAAAGGTGATGATGGACGAAGCGCAGGTATCGTTTGGCGTGCGTTCCATAAAGTTCACCCCCGAAAACGGGTTTCAGCTCAACGGAAAAACGGTGAAGCTGAACGGCGGCTGCGTGCACCACGATAACGGTTGCCTGGGCGCTGCTGCCTTTGATCGGGCAGAGGAGCGCCGCGTGCAGCTGCTTAAGGACGCCGGATTTAACGCGGTACGCACCTCGCACAACATACCTTCCGAGGCATTCCTAAACATGTGCGATAAGCTGGGGCTGATGGTAATCGACGAGGCCTTTGACGGATGGAAGGCGCAGAAGAACCCCTACGACTACTCCGTGCTATTCGGTGATTGGTGGCAGCGCGACATCGACGCAATGGTGCTGCGCGACCGCAACCATCCCTCCATCATCATGTGGAGCATCGGTAACGAGGTCATCGAGCGCAAGAGCCCCGAAGCGGTGGTTATTGCCAAGCAGCTGGCGGGTGCGGTACGCAAGGCCGATCCAACTCGCCCGGTAACCTCGGCCATGACCACCTGGGATAGCGACTGGGATGTGTTCGATCCGCTGATGGCGGCCCACGATGTGTGCGGCTACAACTACCAGCTGCATAGGGCAGCCTCCGATCACCAAAGGGTTCCCTCGCGGGTTATTGTCCAAACCGAGTCGTACCCCCGCGATGCCTTTGCAAACTGGCAGCTGGTGCAGAATAACAGCTACGTGGTTGGCGATTTTGTGTGGACGGCCCTCGACTATCTGGGCGAATCGGGCATTGGCCGCTGGTTCTACTCTGGCGATGCGCCTGGCGAGCACTGGGAGCGGGAGCTTTTCCCCTGGCACGGTGCCTACTGCGGCGATATCGACCTAACCGGGTGGCGAAAACCAATATCGCACTACCGCAGCATGCTGTACAACGGCACGGAGAAGCTCTACATGGCCGTTCGTGAGCCTGCCCCCGAGCCTTTGGAGATTAAGGAAACCATGTGGGCCGTATGGCCAACCTGGGAGAGCTGGACTTGGCCTGGCTTCGAAGGAAAAAATATACAAGTTGAGGTTTACTCGAAGTACCCCAAGGTGCGCCTTTACCTGAACGATAGGCTTATTGGCGAACAGGCCACCGGCCAAGAGCAGCAGTTTAAGGCCACATTTAGCGTACCCTATGCGGCTGGCCAGCTAAAGGCCGTAGGGGTTAGCAACGGCAGCGAGGTGGAAACATCTATTCTGAAAACCGCCGATAGCGCATCGAAGTTTACGCTAAAGGCCGATCGCACGAGCATAGCGGCCGATGGGCAGGATCTATCTTTTGTAACCATCGAGCTAACCGATAAAGATGGGGTGTTTCAGCCCAACGCCAACAACCTGCTGCACTTTAGCATCTCTGGCCCTGGTGTAATCGTCGGCGTTGGTAATGCCGACATTAAGGATGTTGACCCATACGTAGGAACATCGCGCAAGGCGTGGCATGGGCGTGCGCTGGTGGTGGTACGCAGCACCCATGAGGGGGGCGATATCAACCTTACCGTAAGCACCCCGGGAATGGACGCCGTTACTGTTGCTATTAAGGCAGAGTAG
- the gldF gene encoding gliding motility-associated ABC transporter permease subunit GldF: protein MRSILFKEISTFFSTITGYVAVGIFLVITSWFMWISPGEYNVIDGGLASLDTLFFIAPWVFLLLVPAATMRSFAEEKKTGTVELLLTRPLTDLQLVGGKFLGAVVLVLMALIPTLIYLLSVYLLANPVGNVDMGAMWGSFIGLFFLAAVYAAIGVFSSSLTDNQIVSFILAAVLCLFMYIGFDSLASFPFLKSADSFIVSLGINEHYKSMSKGVIDSRDLIYFVSAIAVFIYATMLKIQSRNWK from the coding sequence ATGCGTAGTATTCTTTTTAAAGAGATTAGCACGTTTTTCTCTACCATTACCGGATACGTGGCCGTAGGTATATTCCTGGTCATCACCAGCTGGTTTATGTGGATCTCGCCCGGCGAGTACAACGTTATCGATGGCGGGTTGGCCTCGCTCGATACGCTATTCTTTATAGCCCCTTGGGTATTTCTGCTACTTGTTCCTGCCGCCACCATGCGCTCGTTTGCCGAGGAGAAGAAAACAGGAACGGTGGAGCTGCTGCTTACCCGTCCGCTTACCGACCTGCAACTGGTCGGGGGAAAGTTTCTTGGCGCGGTAGTGCTGGTGCTCATGGCGCTTATCCCAACGCTTATCTACCTTCTTTCGGTGTACCTGCTGGCTAACCCCGTTGGCAATGTCGATATGGGAGCCATGTGGGGATCGTTTATTGGGCTGTTCTTCTTGGCTGCGGTGTACGCTGCTATAGGCGTATTCTCATCGTCGCTTACCGACAACCAAATCGTGTCGTTTATTCTGGCGGCAGTGCTCTGCCTGTTTATGTACATCGGCTTCGATTCGCTGGCTTCGTTCCCCTTCCTAAAATCGGCTGACAGCTTTATCGTAAGCTTGGGGATCAACGAGCACTACAAGTCGATGAGCAAGGGGGTGATCGACTCGCGCGATCTCATCTACTTTGTTAGCGCCATTGCGGTGTTCATCTACGCCACGATGCTTAAGATACAATCACGAAACTGGAAATAG
- a CDS encoding polysaccharide deacetylase family protein, whose product MKRLLLTFAALVMLSQTALSQNAQPPYEVATWPSFRQAAISYTFDDGCPNQFKVAIPMFDEFGFKATLFMVSSWVTSWTELQAVAANGHEVASHTVSHPNLANIPLQQQIVELQNSKSTIESHISGIRCLTIAYPFCAPGIDSVCRQRYISARGCQGFIEPKTPGSYLNVSSVPCGSLAGVKVFDDFKVNFDKAAAANGWCVFLLHGVDNDGGYSPIASAELRRSLAYLSERKGTFWVTTFANATLYSKERDAVKVSEISASKKAIKLQVTDTLPDSIYCYPITLRRPMPQGWPSAKVTQGKRDVATRVARVGATAYLIFDVVPDAGEVKLARCSTPAIPEEVAGSGNEPNGVKR is encoded by the coding sequence ATGAAAAGATTACTCCTTACCTTCGCTGCTTTGGTGATGCTTAGCCAAACAGCCCTTTCGCAGAATGCTCAGCCACCATACGAGGTGGCTACCTGGCCCAGCTTTAGGCAGGCCGCCATCAGCTACACCTTCGACGATGGCTGCCCCAACCAATTTAAGGTGGCCATCCCCATGTTCGACGAGTTTGGCTTTAAGGCCACCCTGTTTATGGTTTCCAGCTGGGTTACCAGCTGGACCGAGCTACAGGCAGTTGCCGCCAACGGGCACGAGGTGGCCAGCCATACGGTTTCGCATCCCAACCTGGCGAACATTCCGCTTCAGCAGCAAATTGTAGAGCTGCAGAATTCAAAAAGCACAATCGAAAGCCATATATCGGGCATCCGATGCCTAACCATTGCCTACCCGTTTTGTGCTCCCGGCATCGATAGCGTATGCCGGCAGCGGTACATCTCGGCTCGCGGATGCCAGGGCTTCATAGAGCCCAAGACACCGGGGTCGTACCTAAACGTCAGCTCGGTGCCCTGCGGTAGCCTTGCCGGCGTTAAGGTGTTCGACGATTTTAAGGTGAACTTCGATAAGGCCGCTGCCGCCAATGGCTGGTGCGTCTTTCTCCTACACGGTGTCGATAACGATGGGGGATACTCGCCCATCGCATCGGCCGAGCTGCGCAGGAGCCTGGCGTATCTGAGCGAGCGTAAGGGTACGTTTTGGGTGACCACATTTGCCAACGCCACGCTGTACAGCAAGGAGCGCGATGCCGTCAAGGTCTCCGAGATATCGGCATCAAAGAAGGCCATTAAGCTGCAGGTTACCGACACCCTTCCCGATTCCATCTACTGCTACCCGATAACCTTGCGGCGTCCCATGCCTCAGGGCTGGCCTTCGGCCAAGGTCACACAGGGTAAGCGGGATGTTGCCACCCGCGTAGCTCGTGTAGGTGCTACGGCTTACCTCATCTTCGACGTGGTTCCCGATGCAGGCGAAGTTAAACTGGCCAGATGCTCAACGCCGGCAATTCCCGAGGAGGTTGCCGGTAGCGGTAACGAGCCTAATGGCGTAAAGCGGTAG
- a CDS encoding alpha/beta hydrolase-fold protein, whose translation MKKLKFLLLLAATALLASAGNAQGIKGGSKFLIDTLQSRYMNEPRVICIYLPKDYSDSVQYPVVFATDGQIIADGHYRALLDSMIDRKIIPPVILAGAYSNDKPVPVNLSYRNYEYVETLKSADPKLKDLLVNHIGFFTKELIPYIEARYSISKERGSRFFYGVSNGAGFGITLSKLHPELFSELICFSPLGEEVKSIRWRSGVSPTLHIAYGSNEDFAFDKYLALLKKLKKEKYSYTAIVYNGGHERLKWEKEFVRELGSIFANRR comes from the coding sequence ATGAAAAAATTGAAGTTCCTATTACTACTGGCCGCTACTGCGCTACTCGCATCGGCTGGCAACGCGCAAGGCATTAAGGGTGGATCGAAGTTCCTTATCGATACCCTACAAAGCCGCTACATGAACGAACCCCGCGTCATCTGCATTTACCTCCCGAAAGATTATTCCGATTCGGTTCAGTATCCGGTCGTATTTGCCACCGACGGGCAAATAATTGCCGATGGCCACTATAGGGCGCTGCTCGATTCGATGATCGACCGAAAAATCATTCCGCCCGTTATTCTAGCAGGTGCTTACTCGAATGATAAGCCTGTACCTGTTAACTTATCTTACAGAAATTATGAGTACGTGGAGACACTGAAATCGGCAGATCCAAAGCTGAAGGATTTGCTCGTGAACCATATTGGCTTTTTTACGAAGGAGCTGATTCCGTATATCGAAGCGCGCTACTCGATTTCGAAGGAGCGGGGCAGCCGATTCTTTTACGGTGTCTCCAACGGGGCTGGCTTTGGGATCACGCTGAGCAAGCTGCATCCCGAACTCTTCTCGGAGCTTATCTGCTTTTCGCCCTTAGGCGAGGAGGTAAAAAGCATAAGGTGGAGGTCTGGTGTTTCGCCAACGCTGCATATTGCCTATGGCAGCAACGAGGATTTTGCTTTTGATAAGTACTTGGCGCTGCTAAAGAAGCTTAAAAAGGAGAAGTACAGTTACACGGCCATAGTCTATAACGGAGGGCACGAGCGTCTGAAGTGGGAAAAGGAATTTGTCAGGGAGCTTGGTAGCATCTTTGCGAATAGGAGGTGA